A single genomic interval of Rhea pennata isolate bPtePen1 chromosome 5, bPtePen1.pri, whole genome shotgun sequence harbors:
- the INS gene encoding insulin yields MALWIRSLPLLALLALSGPGSSHAAANQHLCGSHLVEALYLVCRERGFFYSPKARRDIEQPLVSGPLRGEAEELPFQQEEYEKVKRGIVEQCCHNTCSLYQLENYCN; encoded by the exons ATGGCTCTCTGGATCCGATCCCTGCCTCTCCTGGCCCTTCTTGCTCTTTCTGGCCCTGGGTCCAGCCACGCAGCTGCCAACCAGCACCTCTGCGGCTCTCACTTAGTGGAGGCTCTCTACCTGGTGTGCAGAGAGAGGGGTTTCTTCTATTCTCCCAAAGCCCGGCGGGACATTGAACAGCCTCTAG tgaGCGGGCCATTGCGTGgtgaggcagaagagctgccGTTCCAGCAGGAGGAATATGAGAAAGTGAAGAGAGGAATTGTTGAGCAATGCTGCCATAACACGTGCTCCCTCTACCAACTGGAAAACTATTGCAACTAG